One genomic window of Coffea eugenioides isolate CCC68of chromosome 1, Ceug_1.0, whole genome shotgun sequence includes the following:
- the LOC113775182 gene encoding cytochrome b-c1 complex subunit 9-like, whose amino-acid sequence MASPAAARGNGGGVLEGLYKVVMRRTPVYVTFVIVGAFVGERVVDYGVHKLWEHNNIGKRYEDIPVLGQRQSE is encoded by the exons atggCTTCCCCAGCTGCAGCTCGAGGAAATGGAGGGGGCGTTCTTGAAGGCCTCTACAAAGTTGTTATGCGCCGCACTCCTGTTTACGTCACCTTCGTCATCGTCGGAGCTTTCGTCGGTGAACGG GTGGTGGACTATGGGGTTCATAAGCTCTGGGAGCATAATAACATTGGG AAGCGTTACGAAGATATTCCAGTTTTGGGTCAGAGGCAGAGTGAATGA